The following are encoded together in the Montipora capricornis isolate CH-2021 chromosome 5, ASM3666992v2, whole genome shotgun sequence genome:
- the LOC138049028 gene encoding bis(5'-adenosyl)-triphosphatase enpp4-like — MLLLKLLFGTLFTYSIVGGYTVGKETVILVSFDAFRWDYLDMNRTNTENFEVVVSNGVQAEYVQNVFPTVTFPNHYTLVTGQYPESHGIISNKMYDPILNDSFSMSTNDSRWWNTFSEPLWITNQIQGSSSGLCYWPGYDVEYRGMYPSHTTSGYHYDKPFVNQNNIMPWKERVDLVMKWLSGTDPPTFIAMYFDSPDEAGHCCGPYSINVTEEIRKDNDIIGYLLEQLEKEGLLNNINLIVTADHGTAAFNTSTVVNFEGYLSPDDEIWTDGYAYFLLHPSNVTQAYVKLKEFEKRNSHFTVYHKENVPENLHFKHSRRVPEIVVIMEEHWIAVTDKLDRSLPENVVTRGARGWLPSLPSMHPFFIAQGPAFKKGYKSSPIQMVDIYPLICHLLGIQPGPNNGSLDRISHLLVSPPSLNGYKLNTGEIIALVMGSTIGITIFMYAVLMTFRNRHMLRQDRPGEVDVPLIHGELYGDREDENVI; from the coding sequence atgctacTTTTGAAGCTTTTATTTGGCACTTTATTCACGTATTCGATAGTGGGAGGTTATACAGTTGGAAAAGAAACTGTGATTTTGGTTTCTTTCGACGCTTTTCGATGGGACTACCTCGACATGAATCGAACCAACACAGAGAACTTCGAAGTCGTCGTTAGCAACGGTGTACAAGCAGAGTACGTCCAAAACGTGTTTCCGACGGTTACGTTTCCAAATCACTACACTCTTGTTACCGGACAGTACCCTGAGAGCCATGGTATAATATCTAACAAAATGTACGATCCAATATTAAACGACTCCTTCTCTATGAGCACAAACGATTCACGATGGTGGAATACATTCAGTGAACCACTCTGGATCACGAATCAAATTCAGGGAAGCAGCAGCGGATTATGTTATTGGCCAGGCTATGACGTCGAATATCGCGGTATGTACCCTTCGCATACGACGAGTGGGTATCATTACGATAAACCATTTGttaatcaaaacaacattatgCCTTGGAAAGAACGAGTAGATTTGGTCATGAAATGGTTAAGCGGAACTGATCCTCCAACATTTATTGCCATGTACTTCGATTCCCCAGATGAAGCCGGTCATTGTTGCGGTCCATATTCCATAAACGTGACCGAAGAGATCAGAAAAGATAATGACATTATCGGCTACTTATTAGAACAATTAGAAAAAGAAGGATTATTGAACAACATTAATCTTATTGTCACTGCTGATCATGGTACTGCAGCTTTTAATACCAGCACAGTGGTCAACTTTGAAGGCTACTTAAGTCCTGATGATGAAATATGGACTGATGGTTATGCATACTTTCTTCTTCATCCTTCAAATGTAACCCAAGCTTATGTCAAGCTCAAGGAATTCGAAAAGAGAAACTCCCATTTTACTGTCTATCATAAGGAAAACGTTCCTGAAAATCTTCATTTTAAACACAGCAGACGCGTACCTGAAATTGTCGTAATTATGGAAGAGCACTGGATAGCAGTTACTGATAAATTGGATCGTTCTCTTCCTGAGAATGTTGTGACAAGAGGAGCTCGTGGCTGGCTTCCTTCGTTGCCTTCAATGCACCCATTTTTCATTGCTCAGGGCCCAGCATTTAAAAAAGGCTACAAGTCTAGTCCAATTCAAATGGTTGATATATATCCCCTTATCTGTCATCTTCTTGGCATACAACCTGGACCCAATAATGGCTCCCTGGATCGTATTTCCCACTTACTTGTATCACCCCCATCACTGAATGGATATAAATTAAACACTGGTGAGATCATTGCTTtggttatgggttcaacaaTTGGCATTACAATTTTCATGTATGCTGTTCTTATGACATTCAGAAACCGACATATGTTGAGGCAAGATCGACCAGGGGAAGTCGATGTGCCCTTGATACATGGAGAACTTTATGGGGACCGAGAAGACGAAAATGTGATTTAA
- the LOC138049029 gene encoding hydroxysteroid 11-beta-dehydrogenase 1-like protein isoform X1 gives MSGVMWKIVLFAAFTAFIAALIAWYTRETFDPESLRGKKVVICGASTGIGEELAYQYAKLGAQVLLVARREEELQKVVSKCGKLGAESANYIVADLSSLEGARHLAAETKRLFDATDVLVLNHAVFPREVWNKDVDLNKVPFHFAVNSISYINIATLLLPGLQKTNGSIVVMSSFAGVVSPPKFAVYSGSKHALHGFFGALRQDLVLQGNKGASMTLCILGAISTKNAHERAKGHKIQNGTLMFENVDDCAVAIIRGAALRKREIYFPWFLRIIEIAHFLFPNFIESVIQVLMNEKPVTNLWAW, from the exons ATGTCGGGTGTAATGTGGAAGATCGTCCTCTTTGCAGCGTTCACAGCTTTTATAGCTGCTTTGATCGCTTGGTACACAAGGGAAACATTCGACCCTGAATCGCTGCGAGGCAAAAAGGTGGTAATTTGTGGCGCATCTACCGGGATTGGCGAGGAACTTGCTTACCAGTACGCCAAACTTGGAGCTCAAGTTTTGCTTGTTGCGAGACGTGAAGAGGAACTTCAGAAGGTTGTTTCAAAGTGTGGAAAACTTGGAGCTGAATCGGCGAACTACATCGTAGCTGATTTGTCCTCTCTGGAGGGAGCAAGACATTTAGCTGCA GAAACTAAGAGGTTATTTGATGCAACAGACGTACTGGTTCTCAATCATGCTGTGTTCCCTCGTGAAGTCTGGAACAAGGACGTTGACCTAAACAAAGTGCCTTTTCACTTTGCCGTTAACTCGATCAGTTACATAAACATTGCTACATTACTGCTTCCTGGTCTTCAGAAGACTAACGGCAGCATTGTGGTGATGTCTTCATTTGCAGGAGTGGTTTCACCTCCAAAATTTGCAGTCTACTCTGGAAGTAAACATGCTCTCCATGGATTTTTTGGTGCTCTTAGGCAAGACTTAGTGCTACAGGGAAACAAAGGAGCATCAATGACTCTATGCATTCTTGGTGCCATTAGTACTAAAAATGCTCATGAAAGAGCCAAAGGTCATAAAATCCAAAATGGAACTCTAATGTTTGAAAACGTTGATGATTGCGCTGTTGCTATCATCAGGGGTGCCGCACTCCGCAAAAGGGAAATTTATTTCCCTTGGTTTTTAAGGATAATTGAGATTGCGCATTTCTTGTTCCCAAATTTTATTGAGAGTGTTATTCAAGTCTTAATGAATGAAAAACCTGTAACGAACTTGTGGGCATGGTAA
- the LOC138049029 gene encoding 11-beta-hydroxysteroid dehydrogenase 1-like isoform X2 — protein sequence MSGVMWKIVLFAAFTAFIAALIAWYTRETFDPESLRGKKVVICGASTGIGEELAYQYAKLGAQVLLVARREEELQKVVSKCGKLGAESANYIVADLSSLEGARHLAAETNRLFDGLDVLILNHVMPHYGFWNENSDLSKLPQYFAVNTISYISIATLLLPSLKKANGTIAVVSSMAGVVPVPRAAPYCGNKHALHGFFKSLKQDLVLQGHKEISITICVLGAISTKNARKMLSGYPAGKGIEPSPVDECAISMIKGIDLKKQQIYFPRMLSFVETVHFFFPDFVESMIQVASNEKPMKDLWDW from the exons ATGTCGGGTGTAATGTGGAAGATCGTCCTCTTTGCAGCGTTCACAGCTTTTATAGCTGCTTTGATCGCTTGGTACACAAGGGAAACATTCGACCCTGAATCGCTGCGAGGCAAAAAGGTGGTAATTTGTGGCGCATCTACCGGGATTGGCGAGGAACTTGCTTACCAGTACGCCAAACTTGGAGCTCAAGTTTTGCTTGTTGCGAGACGTGAAGAGGAACTTCAGAAGGTTGTTTCAAAGTGTGGAAAACTTGGAGCTGAATCGGCGAACTACATCGTAGCTGATTTGTCCTCTCTGGAGGGAGCAAGACATTTAGCTGCA GAAACAAACAGATTATTTGATGGACTGGATGTGCTGATACTTAATCATGTCATGCCTCATTATGGATTTTGGAATGAAAACAGCgacctgagcaaactgcctcagTACTTTGCAGTCAACACCATCAGCTACATAAGTATTGCAACTCTGCTACTTCCATCACTCAAGAAAGCTAATGGTACAATTGCAGTGGTGTCTTCCATGGCTGGGGTTGTTCCAGTCCCAAGAGCTGCACCTTACTGTGGCAACAAACATGCTCTTCATGGATTTTTCAAAAGTCTGAAGCAGGATTTGGTTCTTCAAGGTCATAAAGAAATTTCTATAACAATTTGTGTCTTGGGGGCCATATCCACAAAGAATGCTCGCAAAATGTTATCAGGTTATCCAGCTGGGAAAGGCATTGAACCCTCACCTGTTGATGAATGTGCCATCTCAATGATCAAGGGAATAGATCTCAAGAAGCAGCAAATTTACTTTCCTCGGATGCTTAGTTTTGTTGAGACAGTCCATTTCTTTTTCCCAGACTTTGTAGAGAGCATGATTCAAGTGGCAAGTAATGAGAAACCAATGAAGGATTTGTGGGACTGGTAG